In Aegilops tauschii subsp. strangulata cultivar AL8/78 chromosome 3, Aet v6.0, whole genome shotgun sequence, one genomic interval encodes:
- the LOC109781108 gene encoding probable carboxylesterase 16 — protein sequence MPSVGVKIYSVFFKLLLRHRLQSLAAAAAAGADGDGDAAAFGVSCRADEATAPANPAFSAADGVASKDLHIDPNSALSLRIFLPTPPPHHPHLLHPRRASDPAAGQAGAPYRGYLPHAVSSPRAAASARRRLPIVVQFHGGGFVTGSNCSASNDAFCRRVAKFCDAIVVAVGYRLAPESRYPAAFDDGVRVLRWIAKQANLAMMSKVGGGVDTFGASTVEPWIAAHGDPARCVLLGVSCGANIADFVTRKAVEDAKQFEPVKVVAQVLMYPFFIGSVPTHSEIRLANSYFYDKSTCLLAWRLLLSEKEFSLDHPAANPLAPGRGGPPLKCMPPTLTIVAEHDCMRDRAIAYSEELRKVNVDAPVLDYKDTVHEFATLDVFLKTPQAQACAEDIAIWMKKYISLRGHEFSY from the exons ATGCCGAGCGTCGGCGTGAAGATCTACAGCGTCTTCTTCAAGCTGCTGCTGCGCCACCGCCTCCagtcgctcgccgccgccgccgccgccggcgccgacggcgacggcgacgcggcCGCCTTCGGTGTCTCCTGCCGCGCCGACGAGGCCACGGCGCCGGCCAACCCGGCCTTCTCCGCGGCCGACGGGGTCGCCTCCAAGGACCTCCACATCGACCCCAACTCGGCGCTCTCCCTCCGCATCTTCctccccacgccgccgccgcaccacccGCACCTCCTCCACCCGCGCCGCGCCAGCGACCCCGCCGCCGGCCAGGCGGGCGCGCCCTACCGGGGCTACCTCCCGCACGCCGTCTCCTCCCCGCGGGCCGCCGCCTCCGCGCGCCGCAGGCTGCCCATCGTCGTGCAGTTCCACGGCGGCGGCTTCGTCACCGGGAGCAACTGCTCCGCCTCCAACGACGCCTTCTGCAGGCGGGTCGCCAAGTTCTGCGACGCCATCGTCGTCGCCGTCGGCTACAGGCTCGCGCCCGAGAGCCGCTACCCCGCCGCCTTTGATGACGGGGTCAGGGTGCTTAGGTGGATCGCCAAGCAGGCCAATCTCGCCATGATGAGCAAGGTTGGGGGCGGGGTGGACACGTTCGGTGCTTCCACCGTCGAGCCCTGGATCGCTGCGCATGGTGATCCGGCAAG ATGTGTCCTACTTGGTGTAAGCTGTGGTGCCAACATTGCTGATTTTGTCACTAGGAAAGCGGTGGAAGATGCAAAGCAATTTGAGCCAGTCAAGGTCGTTGCACAGGTTCTGATGTATCCCTTCTTCATAGGAAGTGTTCCAACACACTCGGAAATAAGGCTTGCGAACTCATACTTCTACGACAAATCCACATGCTTACTTGCCTGGAGATTACTTTTATCAGAGAAAGAGTTCAGCTTGGACCATCCTGCTGCCAACCCCCTGGCCCCAGGCAGAGGAGGCCCGCCACTGAAATGCATGCCTCCAACCTTGACAATCGTTGCGGAACACGACTGTATGAGGGACAGAGCAATTGCTTACTCCGAGGAACTCCGCAAGGTAAATGTGGACGCGCCAGTCCTCGACTACAAAGATACAGTCCATGAGTTCGCAACACTTGATGTGTTCCTCAAGACGCCACAGGCCCAGGCCTGTGCCGAAGATATTGCCATATGGATGAAGAAATACATATCCCTGAGAGGGCACGAGTTCTCGTATTAG